CTTGACCACCTTGAACACTTGGAGAAGTTTGAAACTCCAGAGTCTATCCTTGTGTACCTTATTAAGTTCTATGGTCTTTCTGACAAGGTCCAAGATGCTGTGGATTTGTTTTTCAGGATCCCCAGGTTCAGGTGCACACCAACTGTTTGCTCATTGAACTTGGTTCTCTCACTGCTTTGTAGGAAGAGAGAGTATCTCAAAATGGTTCCCGAGATCTTGCTGAAAAGCCAGCATATGAACATTCGTATTGAGGAATCGACATTTCGGGTTTTGATCAAGGCCTTGTGTCGAATTAAGAGGGTGGGTTATGCCATTAAGATGCTGAATTGTATGATAGAAGATGGGTATGGTTTGGATGAGAGAATATGTTCTTCGATAATATCATCATTGTGTGAACAAAAGGATATGACCAGTGTTGAGGCTTTGGTTGTTTGGAGGGATATGAGGAAACTAGGATTTTGTCCTGGTGTCAGggattatacaaacatgattAGGTTCTTGGTGAAGGAAGGGAAGGGTATGGATGCTTTGGATGTTCTGAACCAGCAGAAACAAGATGGAATTAAGCCTGATGTTGTAAGTTATACTATGGTCTTGAGTGGGCTTGTAGCAGAGGGGGAGTATGCAAAGTTAGATCAATTATTTGATGAAATACTTGTGTTTGGAGTCGTTCCTGATGTTTATACTTATAATGTGTATATAAACGGTTTGTGTAAGCAGAATAACGTTGATGAGGCGCTTGAGATTGTTGCTTCTATGGAAGAGTTAGAATGCAAACCAAATGTGGTTACTTGCAATACTTTATTGGGTGCCTTGTGTGCAGCAGGGGATTTAAGTAAGGCAAGGGAGGTAATGAAGGAAATGGGGTGGAAAGGTGTTGGGCTCAACTTGCATTCATACAGAATCATGCTTGATGGTTTGGTTGGGAAAGGTGAGATTGGTGAAGCATGTTTTTTGTTGGAGGAAATGTTGGAGAAGTGTTTCTTTCCTAGATCTTCAACCTTTGATAATATCATTTTTCAGATGTGCCAAAAGGACTTGATTGCTGAAGCAATAGAATTGACCAAAAAAATTGTTGCGAAAAGCTTTGTTCCCGGGGCCAGGGCTTGGGAAGCACTGCTTCTTAAATCAGGATCTAAACTTGGGTTTTCAGAAATCACATTTTCTGGTTTGTTGGGCCAAAATTAGTCTCAGTTGTCAAACTGGCTCAGGTAACAGGTCTGTTATTGAACCATATCAGCAGTTAAGAAACTCTATACGTGATGAAGTCATCAATCGGCATATGGAAAACAAACCTTTAACAGTATGTTTGGACAACGAATTTTAATAGAGTTATTCAGTTTTTTAGCGAACTTTAGAATGCTACGTGGTTAAATACTTTCGTTGGCTACTCTACTTGTTGGCTACTGTACtttgaaagaatttcaaatCCCAGTAATTTTAAtaggtattttttattaactttaataatagaattttaaatttcactaaaaaGAATTTGGAAGTTTTCATTTGCTCTCTCACGGTGCGCTTGTTCTTTCTCGCTTGCTACCACCCTCTCTGGGTTCACAGCCCTATGCTctctctccttctctctctATCTCACTCAGACCGTTCAGAGTCCTCTCGTTCATGCAGTCATGCCAGGTTCATCTCTCTCGATGTTCATCTTTGTGCATTTCATCTCTACTAGATATCAGATTTGTTCCTTCAAtttgtttttcgtttttttatttcattgttgTGTTTCAATTTTGATTGCATTGTATGCTTGTTTGATATAATTGAGATATTCTCGCCAATTGCAAGTTTTCCACAATTAGAGTTTTTCTAGTCATTTATGTTACATTTGATATACATCTTGAACGATGACATTAAAAAACTTTATAGATAACTTATATATATGCACtctaactgaaaaaaaaaatgagaaatttgaTTTGCAGGTTGAGCAAACCTATGTAAAGTCTAAAGCAAATGCCTAGTTTGCTAGTACTAGAGATTTGATTCTTTCATTATTAATCTTTTGTTTATTGCAACAACTTAAGTTCAGACCATTGTCTCTATTATAATAGATTTTATGAGAATGAGTTTatcattttattgttttctgtGGATGACATGTTATGCTGGTGGTCTGTCtcaatgaaattgaaatgtaagccTTTAAGGTGTAGTTGGCTAGTATCAAAATAAGCAATTCAATGGAGATGAAGAATACCAACCCAGAATAAATACACATAATATATAGGT
This region of Vigna unguiculata cultivar IT97K-499-35 chromosome 5, ASM411807v1, whole genome shotgun sequence genomic DNA includes:
- the LOC114183782 gene encoding pentatricopeptide repeat-containing protein At2g38420, mitochondrial; translated protein: MVRQPLSKKANRYLRKFRKWPHSPYKTSWHHNFGQEQAMQKLKQATLEMGFSQEPQTANLPHPFLLSTLLDSFKAYSCDPNPKAYYFVIKTLTNTSQLQDIPAVLDHLEHLEKFETPESILVYLIKFYGLSDKVQDAVDLFFRIPRFRCTPTVCSLNLVLSLLCRKREYLKMVPEILLKSQHMNIRIEESTFRVLIKALCRIKRVGYAIKMLNCMIEDGYGLDERICSSIISSLCEQKDMTSVEALVVWRDMRKLGFCPGVRDYTNMIRFLVKEGKGMDALDVLNQQKQDGIKPDVVSYTMVLSGLVAEGEYAKLDQLFDEILVFGVVPDVYTYNVYINGLCKQNNVDEALEIVASMEELECKPNVVTCNTLLGALCAAGDLSKAREVMKEMGWKGVGLNLHSYRIMLDGLVGKGEIGEACFLLEEMLEKCFFPRSSTFDNIIFQMCQKDLIAEAIELTKKIVAKSFVPGARAWEALLLKSGSKLGFSEITFSGLLGQN